In the genome of Aedes aegypti strain LVP_AGWG chromosome 2, AaegL5.0 Primary Assembly, whole genome shotgun sequence, the window CGAGGTATATTATAATTAGAATAAAACAGTTTCTGCTATATGAGAATCGTTATAATCATTCGTCATGTTTGATTTATCCTTAAATACTCAAACTGTATTATCCTGTAAAAAAATGGTATTTTATTAATCGCAATCTTCGCGACACCGCATGGTACAGATACATATAGATCAGTTCAAGCATCGAGAACAACAACTTTCAGGCAAGATGTTCTTTTTCGCATGAACCGTACAAGTTATAATGACCGAGAAAGCACATCTTTGACCTTGACCTACGCTCCGTGAGTCGGCAGCATCCAGTGTGGGCCCACAGAGGAGCAGAAAGTAAACCGATCGAGAAAGATAATCGGCACATGCATACACACGCGTGCACATCTTGAAGACGCTGACGATCGCACTCGATCGTTGGTCATATTCGGTTTGTAGCTATTTTTTGAATGTTAGTCACGAAGTAATACGTTGTATAATTGACCAATTTGATGATTAATCAGTCGCAAAAAATGAATACGAAATAAACTCTAACAAACCAGGATCTACCAAAACAGTTATCAGCGATGCACTTTCATAAACAAACGAATTATCAGTACAATATGATGAATGGTACGAATCGTAGTGGTAGTGAATTGATCGTTGGTTTGACGAATAGTGTAGTAAGTTGAACACAGTTGCAACTTGATAATGTGCGGAGAAATGACCTGAAGTCCTCGCATTCTGATCGCCTAAGCGAGTATCAGTCAATCACGGAACGTCGGTTAGAAAGGAAGTGTGTACACGACATCTTATTCTATCGTTATCATTGTGTTACTACTAGTGATAGTGCATATGGAAGATTAGTTTTATGACTGGAGATCTAGCTGTTTTGATAAAGTGATATCATTATCATCATTTATTTCTTGTTGCTATACAAAACATTACTTAATGATGTAAGCCAAACTCACTAAAAAATAACAATCTTTGAggaaactcaaattttgaaattgtctCTTTTATTTCAACCAGGCGTTCAAAACTATCTCTCGAGCAACTGAATGCGCTTACACCAACCGAGTTCCATaaagtgtttgaaaatgtaGTAGAATGTTGGCCAGAAGCAGCGATCTTCTGCTCGGCCATGGTGCCATTCAAGAGTTTCGAAGCTATGATCacaattttcgagaactatcTCCAACGGCTCAGTATCGAAAATAAGCTTCGGATTTTGCGCTTACATCCAGACTTGGCCGGGAAATTGTTGGACACTCATCAACTGACAGAAGAATCCAGTTTGGAACAGGCCAGTGCTGGGTTGGATAAGCTCACGCCTCAAGATAAGAAACGACTGACCATGCTGAACAAAGAGTATGGATAATTGATTGTGTTTTTTCTTCGGATCCTCAATAACGGTGATGCTATCTTTCCAGGTACAAGGAAAAGTTTGGATTTCCATTTGTGGTTTGTGTTCGTGAGGCATCTAAATTTGAAGCAATCCTCGCAGGTGTAACAGAACGAATCAACAACAATCCGGAACAAGAGATTGAAATTGGTATCGGAGAAGTGAAAAAGATTTGTAGATTAAGAATTCTAGAGTTAgtcaataaattataataataaaaaaaaagtctaaTGATGGTTTTTTAAACAACTCACATGTGTAATAGTAATCGATATGCCCTATGCATTGATTCTATCATTGTTGTTAGAGTGATACGTCGATTTTAACTTTTTGCCACCGTTTATTAGTTATATAGTTTTGGaacttctcagcaaaaaatatgcTAGAAACTTTCACTTACCTCGGACAATCTGTATGCCGGTTTGCTTATAATCCTAGTGAGACTGCTGTTGAATGAAATTCTCAGTTATGGTGGTTTAGAATCACTGCCTTTTGAATGCTGTTTAGGTTTTCATTCAATTCCAGCTCGTCCAGGGACCTTAAGAGAGATTTTGGAACAATTCCAGTCACTAAGAGGAATACCGGAACTATATGGACATTTTTTAGGAGCCAAATATCCTTCAAACCCTTCGCCAAGTCTTGTTACTTTTTGGAAAACGTTGATTGAACATTGACTGAACTTTGACCAGCGGTACAGCAATGTCGATGAGCTTGTCATCCATTTGTCGTAGACCACAATGTTGGGACGGCTATCACTGATAAGAACTTCCGTTTTGATCTTGCGATCTAAGTACAGCTTTATGCATCTATTTTCCAGTACCGGATCAGGCAGATACTTGAAGGAGggcacaaatctcgcatactctgagataacgccctaaaagccatggTAACCATGCGTGTagttcgttgtttctgagcaagtgaaggaataaacatccaaaccaacatcactggtagttggataatgatcctttcttcaccatagagttgttaaacaacgtaaatccattcaaatgctcagaaacaatgagctacacacatgcttaccaatggcttttagggcgagatcataagttatgcgagaaatggcTCAAGTAACTACTGAAGCATTACGTATTGTGTGTACAAAATGTGTACGTGGACATGCGTCAATCTATATCGAATACTGTCAAActtaatgaaaacattttaaatgttgaaattttacttccAGCTCAACAAATAcgccatttttttcaaaatctacaaAACCTTGAGATTTTACGAGACAATCTTCAAGTATTGTTCCCAATCCTAGGACTTGATTCAGAGATCTCCTATGTATTTCACGAAACACCCCTCAAAGGATGTatcaaatttgttgaaaagCATCTAATGATTTA includes:
- the LOC5564672 gene encoding 2-oxo-4-hydroxy-4-carboxy-5-ureidoimidazoline decarboxylase; this translates as MMRSKLSLEQLNALTPTEFHKVFENVVECWPEAAIFCSAMVPFKSFEAMITIFENYLQRLSIENKLRILRLHPDLAGKLLDTHQLTEESSLEQASAGLDKLTPQDKKRLTMLNKEYKEKFGFPFVVCVREASKFEAILAGVTERINNNPEQEIEIGIGEVKKICRLRILELVNKL